The proteins below come from a single Etheostoma spectabile isolate EspeVRDwgs_2016 chromosome 4, UIUC_Espe_1.0, whole genome shotgun sequence genomic window:
- the LOC116687750 gene encoding elastase-1: MLRVLVFTSLAALVLAELTPEPRYLEDFAEGRVVGGEVAKANSWPWQISLQYRSGSSFYHTCGGTLIKRGWVMTAAHCVDSSRTWRVVLGDHNINSNEGREQYMSVSHVYIHPNWNTNNVAGGWDIALLRLSSDASLNNYVQLAALPPAGQVLPNKNPCYITGWGRTQTGGQLSAQLKQAFLPVVDHNTCSSYGWWGSTVKNSMVCAGGGRDSGCQGDSGGPLNCSVNGKWVVHGVTSFVSSSACNANQKPTVFTRVSAYTSWMNSIMG, encoded by the exons ATGCTGAGGGTTCTTGTTTTTACCTCTCTCGCAGCCCTCG TGCTGGCTGAGCTGACTCCCGAGCCCAGGTATTTGGAGGATTTTGCTGAGGGGAGAGTCGTGGGAGGCGAGGTGGCCAAAGCCAACTCCTGGCCCTGGCAG ATCTCTCTTCAGTACCGATCTGGCAGCAGCTTCTACCACACCTGTGGAGGAACCCTGATCAAGAGAGGATGGGTCATGACCGCTGCTCACTGTGTGGACAG TTCCAGGACTTGGCGCGTTGTTCTTGGAGATCACAACATCAACTCCAATGAGGGCAGAGAGCAGTACATGAGCGTGAGTCACGTCTACATCCACCCCAACTGGAACACCAACAACGTTGCTGGAGG GTGGGACATCGCTCTTCTGCGTCTGTCCTCCGACGCGTCTCTCAACAACTACGTCCAGCTCGCCGCCCTGCCCCCCGCTGGTCAGGTCCTGCCCAACAAAAACCCCTGCTACATCACTGGATGGGGTCGCACCCAGA CTGGAGGTCAGCTGTCTGCCCAGCTGAAGCAGGCCTTCCTGCCTGTTGTTGACCACAACACCTGCTCCAGCTACGGTTGGTGGGGTAGCACTGTGAAGAACTCCATGGTCTGTGCTGGTGGTGGCAGGGACTCTGGTTGCCAG GGTGACTCCGGCGGCCCTCTGAACTGCAGTGTCAACGGCAAATGGGTCGTCCACGGTGTGACTAGCTTTGTGTCTTCCTCCGCCTGCAACGCCAACCAGAAGCCCACCGTCTTCACCCGTGTCTCTGCCTACACCAGCTGGATGAACAGC ATCATGGGTTGA
- the LOC116687751 gene encoding elastase-1, which yields MLRFLLLTSLAALVLAELGPQPRYLKDSFERVVGGEVASPNSWPWQISLQYKSGSSYYHTCGGTLIERGWVMTAAHCVDSVRTWRVILGEHDLNINSGREQIMTVSNVYIHPKWDSNRVSSGFDIALLRLSSLATLNSYVQLGSLPPSQEILPNNNLCYITGWGRTSTGGSLSAQLKQAYLPLVDHQTCSSPAWWGSTVKTTMVCGGGGAEAGCNGDSGGPLNCLVNGKYYVHGIASFVSGMGCNALKKPTVFTRVSAYIEWMDSIMM from the exons ATGCTCAGGTTTCTATTGTTGACAAGTCTCGCGGCCCTGG TGCTGGCTGAGCTGGGGCCCCAGCCCAGGTACCTGAAGGACAGCTTTGAAAGAGTTGTTGGAGGTGAGGTGGCCAGTCCCAACTCCTGGCCCTGGCAG ATTTCCCTTCAGTACAAATCTGGCAGCAGCTACTACCACACATGTGGAGGGACCCTGATTGAGAgaggctgggtcatgactgcTGCTCACTGTGTGGACAG CGTTAGGACGTGGCGTGTCATTCTCGGTGAACATGACCTCAACATCAACAGTGGCAGAGAGCAGATCATGACAGTCAGCAATGTTTATATCCACCCCAAATGGGACTCCAACAGAGTGTCTTCTGG GTTCGACATTGCCCTGCTGCGTTTGTCCTCTCTGGCCACCCTGAACTCCTACGTCCAGCTGGGCTCTCTGCCCCCCTCCCAAGAGATTCTGCCCAACAACAACCTCTGCTACATTACCGGATGGGGACGTACTTCCA CTGGTGGCAGCCTGTCTGCCCAGCTGAAACAGGCCTACCTTCCTCTGGTTGACCACCAGACCTGCAGCAGCCCGGCGTGGTGGGGCAGCACTGTCAAGACCACcatggtgtgtggtggtggtggtgcagaggcTGGATGCAAT GGTGACTCTGGCGGCCCTCTGAACTGCCTTGTTAATGGAAAATACTACGTCCATGGTATTGCCAGCTTCGTGTCTGGTATGGGATGCAACGCGCTCAAGAAGCCCACCGTCTTCACCCGTGTCTCCGCCTACATCGAATGGATGGACTCT atCATGATGTAA